In one Grus americana isolate bGruAme1 chromosome 1, bGruAme1.mat, whole genome shotgun sequence genomic region, the following are encoded:
- the TMEM52B gene encoding transmembrane protein 52B, whose product MHNPVMICFVLGCFLWFPRVRGEEGCLNTELCSGTEWDRLWYIWLVVVIGGLLLLCGLVSICVRCCFHCHQTGEESGPQPYEVTVIAFDHDSTLQSTITSLHSVFGPAARRILAVARSHNAVQGTPPLSASDTPPVYEEALHMSRFTVAKTGQKVPDLNPVPEEKLQASAEGKDAQTALPGH is encoded by the exons ATGCATAACCCAGTCATGATCTGCTTTGTTTTAGGTTGTTTCTTGTGG ttccCCCGAGTGAGAGGTGAGGAAGGCTGTCTCAACACTGAACT CTGTTCAGGTACAGAGTGGGACCGTTTGTGGTATATCTG GCTGGTGGTGGTGATCGgtgggctgctgctcctgtgtggCCTGGTTTCCATCTGCGTGAGGTGCTGTTTTCATTGTCATCAGACAGGGGAGGAATCGGGTCCTCAGCCCTACGAGGTCACCGTCATTGCTTTTGATCATGACAGCACTCTCCAGAGCACCATTACCT CTCTCCATTCTGTGTTTGGGCCTGCTGCCAGGAGGATATTAGCGGTGGCACGCTCCCACAACGCTGTGCAGGGAACACCACCCCTCTCAGCATCAGACACTCCTCCAGTCTACGAAGAAGCTCTGCACATGAGCAGATTCACGGTTGCCAAGACGGGGCAGAAAGTGCCAGACCTGAATCCAGTGCCGGAGGAAAAACTGCAGGCATCTGCTGAGGGCAAGGATGCACAGACAGCCCTCCCAGGACACTAG
- the OLR1 gene encoding oxidized low-density lipoprotein receptor 1 isoform X2, whose amino-acid sequence MTSEEVTYADLRFMTLEKYQDQELQTTRAKDSPSPSSCWRPATVVLGVFCLSSVVAAGILAARFILVCHPVCERDENFTLQKAIVESLNEQLELLQAQNLNLTETVKQLATYRGHKCIPCPENLLQYGEDCYYFSKEWKTWQESKAQCSALDSRLLKIESFRSNEPAQVLP is encoded by the exons ATGACGAGTGAAGAAGTGACATATGCAGACCTGAGGTTCATGACACTGGAAAAATACCAGGATCAGGAGCTCCAAACCACCAGAGCAAAAG ATTCCCCCAGTCCGTCTTCCTGCTGGCGACCAGCTACAGTGGTGCTTGGGGTCTTCTGCCTAAGTTCAGTGGTAGCTGCAGGAATCTTGGCTGCCAGGT TCATCCTGGTCTGCCACCCTGTGTGTGAAAGGGATGAAAACTTCACCCTGCAAAAGGCAATTGTGGAAAGCCTCAACGAGCAGCTGGAGCTCCTCCAGGCTCAGAATTTGAACTTGACAGAGACTGTAAAGCAACTTGCCACCTACAGAG GACATAAATGCATTCCTTGTCCTGAGAACTTGCTACAGTATGGGGAGGACTGCTACTACTTTTCAAAGGAATGGAAGACTTGGCAAGAAAGCAAGGCTCAATGCTCTGCTCTGGATTCCAGACTTCTTAAGATAGAGA GTTTCAGATCCAACGAGCCAGCTCAAGTCCTCCCCTAG
- the OLR1 gene encoding oxidized low-density lipoprotein receptor 1 isoform X1, with protein sequence MTSEEVTYADLRFMTLEKYQDQELQTTRAKDSPSPSSCWRPATVVLGVFCLSSVVAAGILAARFILVCHPVCERDENFTLQKAIVESLNEQLELLQAQNLNLTETVKQLATYRGHKCIPCPENLLQYGEDCYYFSKEWKTWQESKAQCSALDSRLLKIESKEELDFIMRSAQSYSSYSFWIGLSRNGAEGPWLWEDGSALSPDLFQIQRASSSPPLDCAWVQGANIDAARCGEYKFYICEKVVDPVVVEQASYSDRH encoded by the exons ATGACGAGTGAAGAAGTGACATATGCAGACCTGAGGTTCATGACACTGGAAAAATACCAGGATCAGGAGCTCCAAACCACCAGAGCAAAAG ATTCCCCCAGTCCGTCTTCCTGCTGGCGACCAGCTACAGTGGTGCTTGGGGTCTTCTGCCTAAGTTCAGTGGTAGCTGCAGGAATCTTGGCTGCCAGGT TCATCCTGGTCTGCCACCCTGTGTGTGAAAGGGATGAAAACTTCACCCTGCAAAAGGCAATTGTGGAAAGCCTCAACGAGCAGCTGGAGCTCCTCCAGGCTCAGAATTTGAACTTGACAGAGACTGTAAAGCAACTTGCCACCTACAGAG GACATAAATGCATTCCTTGTCCTGAGAACTTGCTACAGTATGGGGAGGACTGCTACTACTTTTCAAAGGAATGGAAGACTTGGCAAGAAAGCAAGGCTCAATGCTCTGCTCTGGATTCCAGACTTCTTAAGATAGAGAGTAAGGAAGAGCTG GACTTCATAATGCGATCAGCACAGTCTTACAGTTCTTACTCTTTCTGGATTGGGCTGTCTCGCAATGGAGCTGAGGGGCCCTGGCTGTGGGAGGATGGATCAGCTCTCTCCCCTGATCT GTTTCAGATCCAACGAGCCAGCTCAAGTCCTCCCCTAGACTGTGCATGGGTTCAAGGTGCAAACATAGACGCTGCGCGGTGTGGCGAGTataaattttacatttgtgAGAAAGTGGTGGATCCCGTGGTGGTCGAGCAAGCGAGCTACTCGGACAGGCACTAG